The Halobellus sp. MBLA0158 genome has a window encoding:
- a CDS encoding DUF7576 family protein, with protein sequence MVDPTSELGEDVDEADAPECAACGEKIIQSPTHRVVTWVEDGRVASRHFCSPECKAEYDG encoded by the coding sequence ATGGTAGACCCGACTTCCGAACTCGGAGAAGACGTCGACGAAGCCGACGCACCGGAGTGTGCGGCCTGCGGAGAGAAGATCATCCAGTCGCCGACCCACCGCGTCGTCACCTGGGTCGAGGACGGCCGCGTCGCCTCCCGCCACTTCTGTTCTCCCGAGTGCAAGGCCGAGTACGACGGATAG
- a CDS encoding DUF7511 domain-containing protein has translation MSDPSGPPESRSSAPHAEHSAVRTPDGRFELRCVVVRYERRPDRCTVYPRRESCCEHVDAWFSADADAFVPLDEIR, from the coding sequence ATGTCCGATCCTTCCGGCCCCCCAGAGAGTCGCAGTTCGGCGCCGCACGCAGAGCACTCCGCGGTACGGACGCCGGACGGCCGATTCGAGCTTCGCTGCGTCGTCGTCCGCTACGAGCGGCGACCGGACCGGTGTACGGTCTATCCGCGGCGCGAGAGCTGCTGTGAACACGTCGACGCGTGGTTCTCGGCAGACGCCGACGCGTTCGTCCCGCTCGACGAAATTCGCTGA
- a CDS encoding NAD(P)H-hydrate dehydratase, with product MITSQRMAAVDRNAEALGVPRKQLMESSGNAVARAVRRSADPGARVAIVAGRGNNGGDALVAARFLDDYDVAVHLLGRPETIATGIARENWEALRAAEYDARAVTDSADLDLGDPDVVVDAMLGTGVTGALREPEATAASAINDADATVVAVDVPSGVDADTGEAAGIAVDADRVVTFHDRKPGLDAVDAAVTVADIGIPEAAELFTGPGDLLALGRPDRSHKGDFGEVLVVGGGPYTGAPALAAQAALRAGADLVRVACPASVAREIQGYSESLILRPYDGERLSPAHVGELLTLASAHDVTVLGPGLGSDEETLAAVRDFLDAYEETAVVDADALEIVPTVDTDATLLCTPHQGELRKMGGETDEDWRTRADLVADFAADLGHVLLVKGAYDVIADGGDRRVNRTGNPGMTVGGTGDVLAGAAGALACVLPPFEAAAVAAYANGRAGDAAVEENGYGLVATDLIDRLPAALWGDDE from the coding sequence ATGATCACGAGCCAGCGGATGGCCGCGGTGGATCGGAACGCCGAGGCCCTCGGCGTCCCCCGGAAGCAGTTGATGGAGTCGAGCGGCAACGCGGTGGCGCGCGCGGTCCGTCGATCGGCCGATCCCGGCGCGAGGGTCGCGATCGTCGCGGGGCGCGGCAACAACGGCGGCGACGCGCTCGTCGCGGCCCGCTTCCTCGACGACTACGACGTCGCGGTCCACCTGCTCGGCCGGCCCGAGACGATCGCGACCGGAATCGCCCGCGAGAACTGGGAGGCGCTCCGGGCCGCCGAGTACGACGCCCGCGCGGTGACCGACTCGGCCGATCTCGACCTCGGCGACCCCGACGTCGTCGTCGACGCGATGCTCGGGACGGGCGTGACCGGCGCGCTCCGCGAACCCGAAGCGACGGCGGCGAGCGCGATCAACGACGCCGACGCGACCGTCGTGGCGGTCGACGTGCCCTCCGGCGTCGACGCCGACACGGGCGAGGCCGCGGGCATCGCCGTCGACGCCGACCGGGTGGTGACGTTCCACGACCGCAAGCCCGGCCTCGACGCCGTCGATGCGGCGGTCACGGTCGCGGACATCGGCATCCCCGAGGCCGCAGAGCTGTTCACCGGTCCGGGCGACCTGCTCGCGCTCGGCCGGCCCGACCGGAGCCACAAGGGCGACTTCGGCGAGGTGCTCGTCGTCGGCGGCGGGCCCTACACCGGCGCGCCGGCGCTCGCCGCCCAGGCCGCGCTCCGGGCGGGCGCGGACCTCGTCAGGGTCGCCTGCCCCGCGTCGGTCGCCCGCGAGATCCAGGGGTACAGCGAGAGCCTCATCCTCCGGCCGTACGACGGCGAACGGCTCTCCCCGGCGCACGTCGGCGAACTTCTCACCCTCGCGTCGGCACACGACGTCACGGTGCTCGGTCCCGGACTCGGCAGCGACGAGGAGACGCTGGCGGCCGTCCGCGACTTCCTCGACGCCTACGAAGAAACCGCCGTCGTCGACGCCGACGCCCTCGAAATCGTCCCGACCGTCGACACGGACGCGACGCTTCTCTGTACGCCTCACCAGGGGGAACTGCGGAAAATGGGGGGCGAGACCGACGAAGACTGGCGGACGCGCGCGGACCTCGTCGCGGACTTCGCGGCCGACCTCGGCCACGTCCTGCTCGTGAAGGGCGCCTACGACGTGATCGCCGACGGCGGGGACCGGCGGGTGAATCGGACGGGGAACCCGGGGATGACCGTCGGGGGCACCGGCGACGTCCTCGCGGGCGCGGCCGGCGCGCTGGCCTGCGTCCTGCCGCCGTTCGAGGCGGCCGCCGTCGCGGCGTACGCGAACGGCCGAGCGGGGGACGCGGCGGTCGAGGAGAACGGCTACGGGCTGGTCGCGACCGACCTGATCGATCGGCTGCCCGCGGCGCTGTGGGGGGACGACGAATGA
- the moaC gene encoding cyclic pyranopterin monophosphate synthase MoaC: MSDERSDAGDGDEEPELTHVDETGDVQMVDVGSKPDTERRAVARGTIHLTESTIGAIRDDEIGKGDVLATARIGAVQAVKHTWETIPMCHQIPITNVDTDFDVRDERVVLTVAVETTGKTGCEMEALEGVTTGLNVVWDMVKAAEKDEDGQYPDTRIDDVHVVRKEKQRLGESADD, encoded by the coding sequence ATGAGCGACGAGCGATCGGACGCCGGCGACGGGGACGAGGAACCGGAGCTCACCCACGTCGACGAGACCGGCGACGTCCAGATGGTCGACGTCGGCTCGAAGCCCGACACGGAGCGTCGCGCGGTCGCCCGCGGGACCATCCATCTGACCGAGTCGACGATCGGCGCCATCCGCGACGACGAGATCGGAAAGGGCGACGTCCTCGCGACGGCGCGGATCGGCGCGGTCCAGGCGGTCAAACACACCTGGGAGACGATCCCGATGTGCCACCAGATCCCGATCACGAACGTCGACACCGACTTCGACGTCCGCGACGAGCGGGTGGTCCTCACCGTCGCCGTCGAGACCACGGGGAAGACGGGCTGTGAGATGGAGGCCTTAGAGGGCGTCACGACGGGGCTCAACGTCGTCTGGGACATGGTCAAAGCGGCCGAAAAGGACGAAGACGGCCAGTACCCCGACACCCGGATCGACGACGTCCACGTCGTCAGGAAGGAGAAACAGCGGCTCGGCGAGTCGGCCGACGACTGA
- a CDS encoding ATP-dependent DNA helicase: MSAAQRVPDVSWQAVFGHDEPYPEQADGIDAAIDAADDDGFLVVEGACGTGKTMLALTAGIDRVRDPDSKYERVLVLTSVKQQLRQFEADLETINANLPTDWRPVSGLTLVGKADVCPYSRESVAGIDDETVYDRCEGLRERTRNLVGEDGQTSTGTLVSEAKATQTGLLDSGATQGPEYLSTAGEPTPFLPETAEYADTEYCPFYATFLDDLPEDGDPVEAVPFDLTDCGHIDTDELVRLSAGYGTCPHSVMGAVLPHVEVVLGNYYHAFDPQTVGSFTGALVDDATFVVCDEAHMLEPRVRDLVSDGVGLTTLRDAEQELTRVIQPVEFDDAGKDAAGGSGSDTGSADADLVRGELADSDVTLRELREVRAFVSDLRSEVDRRVKAHLDRSLPDWRADVSRLEDDEIPLRDPEAPAVDDLTEWADDAGYDGGTWVRAESVGAVVARILNEAEDEDVRRAAPAAGRALANWKRCDHVSYFREIELERTWDETESQNSWRRAYNARLALHNCVPGETIAERLGEFGGGVLMSATLEPMDVFREVTGLDALAERGRPVEERTYGLSFPAANRASFAVDVPKFTHENRGRRGESNPTRRAHVDAVAEIARSPGNVLVGMPNYGEASWMAEALADRLDRPVLLDESSGDDATEALKAEFFGGEPKVLVTSLRGTLTEGVDYRGDRLAAAAVCGVPLIDTSSPRTRALRTAYDRRFGGGGSDGRRGRSGFETALTVPAVRKARQAIGRVIRGPEEVGIRALIDARYARASWDSVREYLPETEREEFDPVSPDMLGYGVDRFWSRAGEE; the protein is encoded by the coding sequence ATGAGCGCGGCCCAGCGAGTCCCCGACGTGAGTTGGCAGGCGGTCTTCGGTCACGACGAGCCCTACCCGGAACAAGCCGACGGCATCGACGCCGCGATCGACGCGGCCGACGACGACGGCTTCCTGGTCGTCGAGGGCGCCTGCGGGACCGGCAAGACGATGCTCGCGCTCACCGCGGGGATCGACCGCGTGCGCGACCCCGACTCGAAGTACGAGCGCGTCCTCGTCCTGACGAGCGTCAAGCAGCAGCTCCGCCAGTTCGAGGCCGACCTGGAGACGATCAACGCGAACCTCCCGACCGACTGGCGCCCCGTCTCGGGGCTGACGCTCGTCGGCAAGGCCGACGTCTGCCCGTACAGTCGCGAAAGCGTCGCCGGAATCGACGACGAGACGGTCTACGACCGCTGCGAGGGGCTCCGCGAGCGGACCCGCAACCTCGTCGGTGAGGACGGCCAGACGTCGACGGGGACGCTCGTCTCCGAGGCGAAGGCGACCCAGACCGGCCTGTTGGACTCGGGGGCCACCCAGGGCCCCGAGTACTTGTCGACGGCCGGCGAGCCGACGCCGTTCCTCCCGGAGACCGCCGAGTACGCCGACACCGAGTACTGCCCGTTCTACGCGACGTTCCTCGACGACCTCCCGGAGGACGGCGACCCGGTCGAGGCGGTCCCCTTCGACCTGACCGACTGCGGCCACATCGACACCGACGAGCTGGTCCGGCTGAGCGCCGGCTACGGGACGTGCCCGCACTCGGTGATGGGCGCGGTCCTCCCGCACGTCGAGGTCGTCCTCGGGAACTACTACCACGCGTTCGACCCGCAGACGGTGGGCTCGTTCACCGGGGCGCTCGTCGACGACGCGACGTTCGTCGTCTGCGACGAGGCGCACATGCTCGAACCGCGCGTCCGCGACCTCGTCAGCGACGGGGTCGGTCTGACGACGCTCCGGGACGCCGAACAGGAACTGACGCGCGTGATCCAGCCCGTCGAGTTCGACGACGCGGGGAAGGACGCCGCGGGCGGGAGCGGAAGCGACACCGGGAGCGCCGACGCCGACCTCGTCCGGGGCGAACTCGCGGACTCGGACGTGACGCTGCGCGAACTCCGGGAGGTCAGGGCGTTCGTCTCGGACCTGCGCTCGGAGGTCGACCGCCGCGTGAAGGCCCACCTCGACCGCTCGCTCCCGGACTGGCGGGCGGACGTCTCGCGGCTGGAGGACGACGAGATCCCCCTCCGCGACCCCGAGGCGCCCGCGGTCGACGACCTGACGGAGTGGGCCGACGACGCCGGCTACGACGGGGGGACGTGGGTCCGCGCCGAGTCGGTCGGCGCCGTGGTCGCGCGGATCCTGAACGAGGCCGAAGACGAGGACGTCCGCCGGGCCGCGCCCGCGGCCGGCCGCGCGCTGGCGAACTGGAAGCGGTGCGATCACGTCTCGTACTTCCGGGAGATCGAACTGGAGCGGACGTGGGACGAGACCGAATCTCAGAACTCCTGGCGCCGCGCCTACAACGCCCGGCTCGCGCTCCACAACTGCGTCCCCGGCGAGACGATCGCCGAACGGCTCGGGGAGTTCGGCGGCGGCGTGTTGATGTCGGCGACGCTCGAACCGATGGACGTCTTCCGGGAGGTCACCGGCCTCGACGCGCTCGCCGAGCGGGGCCGACCGGTCGAAGAGCGGACCTACGGGCTCTCTTTCCCGGCGGCGAACCGCGCGTCCTTCGCCGTCGACGTCCCGAAGTTCACCCACGAGAACCGCGGGCGGCGGGGCGAGTCGAACCCGACGCGGCGGGCGCACGTCGACGCCGTCGCCGAGATCGCGCGCTCGCCGGGGAACGTCCTCGTCGGGATGCCGAACTACGGGGAGGCGTCGTGGATGGCCGAGGCCCTCGCCGATCGGCTCGACCGGCCGGTCCTGCTCGACGAGTCCTCCGGCGACGACGCGACGGAGGCGCTCAAGGCGGAGTTCTTCGGTGGCGAGCCGAAGGTGCTCGTGACGAGCCTCCGCGGGACGCTCACCGAGGGCGTCGACTACCGCGGGGACCGGCTCGCGGCCGCCGCCGTCTGCGGCGTCCCGCTGATCGACACCTCAAGCCCCCGGACGCGAGCGCTCCGGACGGCGTACGACCGACGGTTCGGCGGCGGAGGGTCGGACGGCCGGCGCGGACGGAGCGGTTTCGAGACGGCGCTCACCGTCCCGGCGGTCCGGAAGGCGCGGCAGGCGATCGGCCGCGTGATCCGCGGCCCCGAGGAGGTCGGCATCCGCGCGCTGATCGACGCGCGCTACGCTCGCGCGTCGTGGGACAGCGTCCGGGAGTACTTACCCGAGACAGAGCGCGAGGAGTTCGATCCGGTGAGTCCGGATATGCTCGGGTACGGCGTCGATCGCTTCTGGTCGCGCGCCGGCGAGGAGTAG
- a CDS encoding ArsR/SmtB family transcription factor: protein MSGLLPSETDRRAGEDDGDVRVLPLEDDEAARLINCLSSDTARATLSALQDRSATASELADSVGTSLQNVRHHLENLRDADLVRIVGTRYSVKGREMKVYAPARESFVVCVGDPSEDDPGYE, encoded by the coding sequence ATGTCGGGGCTACTGCCGTCAGAGACCGACAGGCGTGCCGGCGAGGACGACGGCGACGTCCGCGTCCTCCCGCTGGAGGACGACGAGGCCGCACGCCTCATCAACTGTCTCTCCTCCGACACGGCCCGCGCGACGCTCTCGGCCCTCCAGGATCGTTCGGCCACCGCCTCCGAGCTCGCCGACTCGGTCGGAACGTCGCTCCAGAACGTCCGCCACCACCTGGAGAACCTCCGCGACGCCGATCTCGTCCGCATCGTCGGCACCCGGTACTCCGTGAAAGGACGCGAGATGAAGGTCTACGCGCCCGCGCGCGAGTCGTTCGTCGTCTGCGTCGGTGATCCGTCCGAAGACGATCCGGGATACGAGTAG
- a CDS encoding endonuclease V, with protein MEPVRPEFVPDPDASRAEMEALQREVAAAAVWEDDFDFAAERVSARGDSTLAEAADDSTERPLVAGVDQAFLEDRAVSVVVVRRGDEVVERAHAVTDLEIPYIPGLLSFREGGPILAAFAELDADPDLVVFDGSGRIHFRQAGLATHLGATLDVPSVGVAKGLLCGAPDDDLDERPEGWRTPIRADDSVENAADGTVIGHALQSRQYDTRPVVNPIYVSPGHRVAVGTAADLVERLCDGYKLPEPTRLADAYADDVKAEYA; from the coding sequence ATGGAGCCCGTCCGACCCGAGTTCGTCCCCGATCCCGACGCGAGCCGCGCGGAGATGGAGGCGCTCCAGCGCGAGGTCGCCGCGGCCGCCGTCTGGGAGGACGACTTCGACTTCGCCGCCGAACGGGTCTCCGCGCGCGGCGACAGCACGCTCGCCGAGGCCGCAGACGACTCGACGGAGCGCCCGCTCGTCGCCGGCGTCGACCAGGCGTTCCTGGAGGACCGCGCCGTGAGCGTCGTGGTCGTCCGCCGCGGCGACGAGGTGGTCGAACGCGCCCACGCGGTGACGGACCTCGAAATCCCGTACATTCCGGGCCTGCTCTCCTTCCGCGAGGGCGGACCGATCCTCGCCGCGTTCGCCGAACTGGACGCCGACCCCGACCTCGTCGTCTTCGACGGCAGCGGTCGCATCCACTTCCGACAGGCGGGCTTGGCGACGCACCTCGGCGCGACGCTCGACGTTCCGAGCGTCGGCGTCGCGAAGGGCCTGCTCTGTGGCGCGCCCGACGACGACCTCGACGAGCGGCCGGAGGGCTGGCGGACGCCGATCCGCGCGGACGACTCGGTGGAGAACGCCGCGGACGGCACCGTCATCGGCCACGCGCTCCAGTCGCGGCAGTACGACACCCGGCCGGTCGTCAATCCGATCTACGTCAGCCCCGGCCACCGCGTCGCGGTCGGGACCGCCGCCGACCTGGTGGAGCGGCTCTGTGACGGCTACAAGCTCCCGGAGCCGACGCGGCTGGCGGACGCCTACGCCGACGACGTGAAGGCCGAGTACGCGTAG
- the hflX gene encoding GTPase HflX — MTRDSRVVVAKRVDGGDDADLSEITELARAAGYEVVGTLSQSRDEDAAYHFGEGKVDELAALVAETNAEAVIVDNRLGPYQTYNIGGKLPEGVEVIDRFTLILEIFGQRANTRKAQLQVELAELRYELPRAEAKTSLAKRDERPGFMGLGEYDESREQDIKAQISRIKQELDAIADKEETRREQRRESGFDLVALAGYTNAGKSTLMRRLADDLDVGENEGLHPDLDPTAESENRLFTTLGTTTRRADTGTRDVLLTDTVGFISDLPHWLVESFESTLDSVYRADLVLLVVDASESIEEMREKLVTCHDTLYERNEAPIVTVLNKIDRVDDDELLEKREALSALAPNPVAVSGLTGENVDELTDRIEAELPDWREERLLLPLSDDAMSLVSWLYDHGHVREEEYTGEEVLVEFSARPAIVEQARAKAGEIRRADAPDAETEAAPVADGDGSESEASLDGR; from the coding sequence ATGACCCGAGACAGCCGCGTCGTCGTTGCGAAGCGGGTCGACGGCGGCGACGACGCCGACCTGAGCGAGATCACAGAGCTCGCGCGCGCCGCGGGCTACGAGGTCGTCGGCACGCTCTCGCAGTCGCGCGACGAGGACGCCGCCTACCACTTCGGCGAGGGCAAGGTCGACGAGCTCGCGGCGCTGGTCGCCGAGACGAACGCCGAGGCCGTCATCGTCGACAACCGCCTGGGTCCGTACCAGACCTACAACATCGGCGGCAAGCTCCCCGAGGGCGTCGAGGTGATCGACCGCTTCACGCTCATCCTGGAGATCTTCGGCCAGCGCGCGAACACCCGCAAGGCCCAGCTGCAGGTCGAACTCGCGGAGCTCCGCTACGAGCTTCCGCGGGCGGAGGCCAAGACGTCGCTGGCCAAGCGCGACGAGCGCCCCGGGTTTATGGGGCTCGGCGAGTACGACGAGAGCCGCGAACAGGACATCAAGGCCCAGATCTCGCGGATCAAACAGGAGCTCGACGCCATCGCCGACAAGGAGGAGACCCGCCGCGAGCAGCGCCGGGAGTCGGGCTTCGACCTCGTGGCGCTGGCGGGCTACACCAACGCGGGCAAGTCGACGCTGATGCGCCGGCTGGCCGACGACCTCGACGTCGGCGAGAACGAGGGGCTCCACCCCGATCTCGATCCGACCGCCGAGTCCGAAAACCGCCTGTTCACCACGCTCGGGACGACGACGCGGCGCGCCGACACCGGGACGCGGGACGTCCTCCTGACCGACACGGTCGGCTTCATCTCGGACCTGCCGCACTGGCTCGTCGAATCCTTCGAGTCGACGCTCGATTCGGTCTATCGCGCCGATCTCGTCCTGCTCGTCGTCGACGCCTCCGAGTCGATCGAGGAGATGCGCGAGAAGCTCGTCACCTGCCACGACACCCTCTACGAGCGGAACGAAGCTCCGATCGTGACCGTCCTCAACAAGATCGACCGCGTCGACGACGATGAACTGCTGGAAAAGCGCGAGGCGCTGTCCGCGCTCGCGCCGAACCCCGTCGCCGTCTCGGGGCTCACCGGCGAGAACGTCGACGAACTCACAGACCGGATCGAGGCCGAACTCCCCGACTGGCGCGAGGAGCGGCTCCTTCTGCCGCTGTCGGACGACGCGATGAGCCTCGTCTCGTGGCTCTACGACCACGGGCACGTGCGGGAGGAGGAGTACACCGGCGAGGAGGTCCTCGTCGAGTTCTCGGCGCGGCCCGCCATCGTCGAACAGGCCCGCGCGAAGGCGGGCGAGATCAGGCGCGCCGACGCGCCGGACGCGGAGACCGAAGCCGCTCCCGTCGCGGACGGCGATGGCTCCGAGTCCGAGGCGAGCCTCGACGGCCGGTAG
- a CDS encoding DMT family transporter, with the protein MIRRSGSRYLSPNALLFGALATIWGLSFVAIEAGLEAVPPLFFAGARYALAGVLVLGYAAVTRERIRPRGRTEWLNVAVVGGFLVAAYHALLYLGQTAVPGSVAAVIVSLSPVLTAVFAALVLDDSLDAVTAGGFLLGLVGVAIVADLDPANLLGADVLGIGLLLVAAASFALGSVLSTPLRTTLADVSMQGWAMLVGSLALLAGSVATGESPADVAWTPTALAALAYLTVASGVIGFLLYFALHARIGPSETNLVGYFQPVVAALGGWALLGQAVSGTTVLGFLGIFAGFALVQHRTIHHRLGGRMGRVGFHPDSLRHRLVRRLPRSLGCGVNRIFGLQYQCRSASVVAEFGHDAD; encoded by the coding sequence ATGATTCGACGCAGTGGTTCCCGATATCTCTCACCGAATGCCCTCCTCTTTGGCGCGCTCGCGACCATCTGGGGGCTGTCGTTCGTCGCCATCGAAGCCGGACTGGAAGCCGTGCCGCCGCTGTTCTTCGCGGGGGCGCGGTACGCGCTGGCCGGGGTGTTGGTCCTCGGCTACGCGGCGGTCACGCGGGAGCGGATCCGCCCCCGCGGCCGGACCGAATGGCTGAACGTCGCCGTCGTCGGGGGGTTCCTCGTCGCGGCGTACCACGCCCTCCTGTACCTCGGCCAGACCGCGGTGCCGGGCTCTGTCGCCGCCGTGATCGTCAGCCTCTCGCCGGTCCTGACCGCCGTCTTCGCGGCGCTCGTCCTCGACGACTCGCTGGACGCGGTCACGGCCGGCGGCTTCCTCCTCGGACTCGTCGGCGTCGCCATCGTCGCCGATCTCGACCCCGCGAATCTGCTCGGGGCCGACGTGCTCGGCATCGGCCTCCTGCTGGTCGCGGCCGCGAGCTTCGCGCTCGGATCGGTGCTGTCGACGCCGCTCCGAACGACGCTCGCGGACGTGTCGATGCAGGGATGGGCGATGCTCGTCGGCTCGCTCGCGCTCCTGGCGGGATCGGTCGCGACCGGCGAGTCGCCCGCCGACGTGGCCTGGACGCCGACCGCGCTCGCGGCGCTCGCGTACCTGACGGTCGCCTCCGGCGTGATCGGCTTCCTGCTCTACTTCGCGCTCCACGCGCGGATCGGCCCGAGCGAGACCAACCTCGTCGGCTACTTCCAGCCCGTCGTCGCCGCCCTCGGCGGCTGGGCGCTCCTCGGGCAGGCGGTGAGCGGGACGACCGTCCTCGGCTTCCTCGGCATCTTCGCCGGGTTCGCGCTGGTCCAACACCGGACGATCCACCACCGCCTCGGCGGCCGGATGGGCCGGGTCGGCTTCCACCCGGACAGCCTCCGTCACCGACTCGTGCGGCGGCTCCCGCGATCGCTCGGCTGCGGTGTCAATCGGATCTTCGGGCTGCAGTACCAGTGCCGGAGCGCGAGCGTCGTCGCCGAGTTCGGCCACGACGCCGACTGA
- the thrS gene encoding threonine--tRNA ligase, with protein sequence MSEIVVSLPDGSELSVAEDATVEDVAYEIGPGLGRDTVAGVVDGELVDKADPVHDGAEVVIVTDQSDEYLRVLRHSAAHVFAQALQRLYPEAKLAIGPPTDEGFYYDVTNVDLDADDLAEIEDEMEAIIDEDLPIERELRDREAAFSTYADNPYKRDILETEAKDEDPVSFYVQGDFEDLCQGPHVDSTGEIGAVTLLNISSAYWRGDEDNDTLTRVYGTAFESESDLESYLERREEAKERDHRKLGQELDLFSIPDITGPGLPLYHPNGKRILDELSEYARSLNLDAGYDPVETPHLFRTELWKESGHYDNYVDDMFLLDVNDEEYGLKPMNCPGHATIFDQKSWSYRDLPVRYFEDGKVYRKEQRGELSGLSRVWSFTIDDGHLFCRPEQIEAEVNQVMDHIYEVLETFDLDAHVALATRPEKSVGGDEIWEQAESQLRSVLENQNIDYDLEPGDGAFYGPKIDFAFEDALGRKWDGPTVQLDFNMPERFELSYTGEDNAEHRPVMIHRALYGSYERFFMVLIEHFDGKFPLWLAPEQVRILPISDDQLGYAHRVKNELGDFRVEVEDRSWTLGRKIREAQEDRVPYMIIVGDDEQEAGTISVRDRKERERGDVDVETFRAHLEDEYAEKRVEPDFIGE encoded by the coding sequence ATGAGCGAAATCGTTGTCAGCCTCCCCGACGGGTCCGAACTCTCCGTCGCGGAGGACGCGACCGTCGAGGACGTCGCCTACGAGATCGGCCCCGGGCTGGGGCGGGACACGGTCGCGGGCGTCGTCGACGGCGAACTCGTCGACAAGGCCGACCCCGTCCACGACGGCGCGGAGGTCGTCATCGTGACGGACCAGAGCGACGAGTACCTCCGCGTGCTCCGCCACTCCGCGGCGCACGTCTTCGCCCAGGCGCTCCAGCGCCTCTACCCCGAGGCCAAGCTCGCGATCGGGCCGCCGACCGACGAGGGCTTCTACTACGACGTTACCAACGTCGATCTCGACGCCGACGACCTCGCGGAGATCGAAGACGAGATGGAGGCGATCATCGACGAGGACCTCCCGATCGAGCGGGAGCTCCGCGACCGCGAGGCGGCCTTCTCGACGTACGCCGACAACCCCTACAAGCGCGACATCTTGGAGACCGAGGCCAAAGACGAGGACCCCGTCTCCTTCTACGTCCAGGGCGACTTCGAGGACCTCTGTCAGGGCCCGCACGTCGACTCGACCGGCGAGATCGGCGCCGTGACGCTGCTCAACATCTCCTCGGCGTACTGGCGCGGCGACGAGGACAACGACACGCTGACCCGCGTCTACGGGACGGCCTTCGAGTCCGAATCCGACCTTGAATCGTACCTCGAACGCCGCGAGGAGGCCAAAGAGCGCGACCACCGCAAGCTCGGCCAGGAGCTCGACCTCTTTTCGATCCCGGACATCACGGGCCCCGGGCTCCCGCTCTATCACCCGAACGGCAAGCGGATCCTCGACGAGCTCTCCGAGTACGCCCGCAGTCTGAACCTCGACGCCGGCTACGACCCCGTCGAGACGCCGCACCTGTTCCGGACGGAGCTGTGGAAGGAGTCGGGCCACTACGACAACTACGTCGACGACATGTTCCTGCTCGACGTCAACGACGAGGAGTACGGATTGAAGCCGATGAACTGTCCGGGCCACGCGACCATCTTCGATCAGAAGTCGTGGTCGTATCGGGACCTCCCCGTGCGGTACTTCGAGGACGGGAAGGTGTACCGGAAGGAACAGCGCGGCGAGCTCTCGGGGCTCTCGCGGGTGTGGTCGTTCACCATCGACGACGGCCACCTGTTCTGCCGGCCCGAGCAGATCGAGGCGGAGGTCAATCAGGTGATGGACCACATCTACGAGGTGCTGGAGACCTTCGACCTCGACGCCCACGTCGCGCTCGCGACGCGCCCGGAGAAGTCCGTCGGCGGCGACGAGATCTGGGAGCAGGCCGAGTCCCAGCTCCGGTCCGTACTGGAGAATCAGAACATCGACTACGACCTCGAACCCGGCGACGGCGCCTTCTACGGCCCGAAGATCGACTTCGCCTTCGAGGACGCCCTGGGCCGGAAGTGGGACGGCCCGACGGTCCAACTGGACTTCAACATGCCCGAGCGCTTCGAGCTCTCCTACACGGGCGAGGACAACGCCGAGCACCGGCCGGTGATGATCCACCGCGCGCTGTACGGCTCCTACGAGCGCTTCTTCATGGTCCTCATCGAGCACTTCGACGGGAAGTTCCCGCTCTGGCTCGCGCCCGAGCAGGTCCGGATCCTCCCGATCAGCGACGATCAGTTGGGCTACGCCCACAGGGTCAAAAACGAACTCGGCGACTTCCGCGTGGAGGTCGAGGACCGCTCGTGGACGCTCGGCCGGAAGATCCGCGAGGCCCAGGAGGACCGCGTCCCGTATATGATCATCGTCGGCGACGACGAACAGGAGGCGGGGACCATCTCGGTCCGCGACCGGAAGGAACGCGAGCGGGGCGACGTCGACGTCGAGACGTTCCGCGCGCACCTCGAAGACGAGTACGCGGAAAAGCGCGTCGAGCCCGACTTCATCGGGGAGTGA